Proteins from one Embleya scabrispora genomic window:
- a CDS encoding PspA/IM30 family protein, whose translation MKRMAMIFRAKANKALDKAEDPREMLDYSYQKQLELLQKVRRGVADVATSRKRLELQMTGLQQQSGKLEDQGRKALALGREDLAREALMRRSGVQQQISDLGTQHQNLQAEEEKLVLASQRLQAKVDAFRTRKETIKATYTAAEAQARIGGAVAGISEEMGDVGLAIQRAEDKTAQMQARAGAIDELLASGALDDPTGMAKDDITAELERLSSTSDVELELERMKAELSGGTPPPAIGPGQPRPRFDKQGEGT comes from the coding sequence ATGAAGCGAATGGCGATGATCTTCCGCGCGAAGGCCAACAAGGCCCTCGACAAGGCCGAGGATCCACGCGAGATGCTCGATTACTCGTACCAGAAGCAGCTCGAACTGCTGCAGAAGGTGCGTAGGGGTGTGGCCGATGTGGCGACCTCCCGCAAGCGGCTCGAATTGCAGATGACCGGTCTGCAGCAGCAGTCGGGCAAGCTCGAGGACCAGGGCCGCAAGGCGCTGGCGCTCGGTCGCGAGGATCTGGCCCGCGAGGCGCTGATGCGCCGCTCGGGTGTACAGCAGCAGATCTCGGACCTCGGCACCCAACACCAGAACCTCCAGGCGGAGGAGGAGAAGCTCGTCCTTGCCTCGCAGCGACTGCAGGCCAAGGTCGACGCCTTCCGCACCCGCAAGGAGACGATCAAGGCGACGTACACGGCGGCCGAGGCCCAGGCCCGGATCGGCGGCGCGGTCGCCGGGATCTCCGAGGAGATGGGCGACGTCGGGCTCGCGATCCAGCGGGCCGAGGACAAGACCGCGCAGATGCAGGCCCGTGCGGGCGCGATCGACGAGTTGCTCGCCTCGGGCGCTCTCGACGACCCGACCGGGATGGCGAAGGACGACATCACCGCCGAGCTGGAGCGTTTGTCCAGCACGTCGGATGTGGAACTGGAGCTGGAGCGGATGAAGGCCGAGTTGTCCGGAGGCACCCCGCCGCCGGCGATCGGCCCGGGTCAGCCCCGGCCGCGGTTCGACAAGCAGGGAGAAGGCACATGA
- the pspAA gene encoding PspA-associated protein PspAA, with amino-acid sequence MIVRIVGEGQLDVAEEHLDALNRLDDELRVAIEGGDDAAFRAGLTALLSRVRELGAPVPDDAIVPSDLLLPAEDAHVDEVRKMLSADGLIPG; translated from the coding sequence ATGATCGTGCGGATCGTGGGTGAGGGCCAGCTCGACGTCGCGGAGGAGCATCTCGATGCGCTCAACCGGCTCGACGACGAGCTTCGGGTCGCGATCGAGGGCGGCGACGACGCCGCCTTCCGCGCGGGGCTGACGGCGCTTTTGTCCAGGGTCCGCGAACTCGGCGCTCCGGTGCCGGACGACGCGATCGTGCCCTCCGACCTGCTGTTGCCGGCGGAGGACGCGCATGTGGACGAGGTCAGGAAGATGTTGAGTGCGGACGGCCTGATCCCGGGCTGA
- a CDS encoding HesB/IscA family protein codes for MTVQDETTKTGGILLSDEAAAKVKTLLEQEGRDDLALRVAVQPGGCSGMRYQLFFDERSLDGDVVADFNGVSVVTDRMSSPYLSGATIDFVDTIEKQGFTIDNPNAAGSCACGDSFH; via the coding sequence ATGACTGTCCAGGACGAGACCACCAAGACCGGTGGCATCCTCCTCAGCGATGAGGCGGCGGCCAAGGTCAAGACTCTGCTGGAGCAAGAGGGTCGCGACGATCTCGCGCTGCGCGTGGCCGTCCAGCCCGGCGGTTGTTCCGGCATGCGGTACCAGCTGTTCTTCGACGAGCGCTCGCTCGACGGCGATGTCGTGGCCGACTTCAACGGCGTCTCCGTGGTCACGGACCGGATGAGCTCGCCCTACCTGAGCGGCGCAACGATCGACTTCGTCGACACCATCGAGAAGCAGGGCTTCACGATCGACAACCCGAACGCGGCCGGCTCGTGCGCGTGCGGCGACTCGTTCCACTGA
- the nadA gene encoding quinolinate synthase NadA, which yields MTATHDLDLPPGVRPTPLALLMLGRAADARSERGVECPGDLPSPSDPNLVARARAAKEKLGDKVFILGHHYQRDEVIEFADVTGDSFKLAREAAARPDAPYIVFCGVHFMAESADILTSDDQQVILPDLAAGCSMADMATSEQVEECWDVLAEAGIADVTVPVSYMNSSADIKAFTGRNGGTICTSSNARRALDWAFEQGEKVLFLPDQHLGRNTAVLELGLSLDDCVLYNPHKPNGGLTVEQLRAAKMILWRGHCSVHGRFDVSSVEEVRERIPGVNVLVHPECRHEVVTAADHVGSTEYIINTLDAAEPGSAWAIGTELNLVRRVAAAHPDKQVVFLDKTVCFCSTMNRIDLPHLVWTLESLVEGTVVNRIRVDAETEKFAKVALDRMLALP from the coding sequence GTGACCGCGACACACGATCTGGACCTGCCGCCGGGGGTGCGGCCGACGCCGCTCGCCCTGCTGATGCTCGGGCGCGCCGCCGACGCGCGCAGCGAACGCGGCGTCGAGTGTCCCGGCGACCTTCCCTCGCCCTCCGACCCGAACCTGGTGGCCCGGGCGCGCGCGGCCAAGGAGAAGCTCGGCGACAAGGTCTTCATCCTGGGTCACCACTACCAGCGCGACGAGGTGATCGAGTTCGCCGACGTGACCGGCGACTCGTTCAAGCTCGCGCGCGAGGCGGCGGCCCGACCCGACGCGCCGTACATCGTCTTCTGCGGTGTGCACTTCATGGCCGAGAGCGCGGACATCCTCACCTCCGACGACCAGCAGGTGATCCTGCCGGACCTGGCCGCGGGCTGCTCGATGGCCGACATGGCCACCTCGGAGCAGGTCGAGGAGTGCTGGGACGTGCTCGCCGAGGCGGGCATCGCGGACGTGACCGTGCCGGTCTCGTACATGAACTCCTCGGCCGACATCAAGGCGTTCACCGGCCGCAACGGCGGCACGATATGCACCTCCTCCAACGCCAGGCGGGCCCTGGACTGGGCCTTCGAGCAGGGCGAGAAGGTGCTGTTCCTGCCCGACCAGCACCTCGGCCGCAACACCGCGGTCCTGGAGCTGGGGCTGAGCCTCGACGACTGCGTGCTGTACAACCCGCACAAGCCGAACGGCGGCCTCACCGTCGAACAGCTGCGGGCGGCGAAGATGATCCTGTGGCGCGGGCACTGCTCGGTGCACGGCCGATTCGACGTGAGCTCCGTCGAGGAGGTGCGCGAGCGCATCCCCGGGGTCAACGTGCTGGTCCACCCGGAGTGCCGGCACGAGGTGGTCACCGCGGCCGATCACGTGGGCTCGACCGAATACATCATCAACACGCTGGACGCGGCCGAGCCGGGGTCGGCGTGGGCGATCGGCACCGAGCTGAACCTGGTCCGCCGGGTCGCCGCCGCGCATCCGGACAAGCAGGTCGTCTTCCTCGACAAGACGGTGTGCTTCTGCTCGACGATGAACCGGATCGACCTGCCGCACCTGGTCTGGACCCTGGAGTCGCTGGTCGAGGGCACCGTGGTCAACCGCATCCGGGTGGACGCGGAGACCGAGAAGTTCGCCAAGGTCGCGCTGGACCGCATGCTGGCCCTGCCGTAG